The stretch of DNA AATTTCAATGATTCCTCAGGTTTGTTATTCTGAGAATATCCTGCAATCATTGCATTCCAAGAAACCACATTTTTCTGAGGAGTTTGATCAAAAAACCTCCTAGCAGATTCCAAGTCGCCACATTTAGCATACCCATTAACCATACAAGTCCACGAATAAACATCCCTGGTTTCCACTCTATCAAAAAGCTCTCTAGCAGCAATCAAATGACCACATTTCACGTACATAACCAACAACGCATTGTGCAAACTCAAACTACACCCCATACACTTCTCTTTCACTTTTTCATGAACTTTTTTCCCCATTTCAAGGTCACCCATCTCAGAGCAAGCCGAAAGCACCGCAATCAAAGTCACTTCATTAGGCTCAACATCACCTAACAACATCAATTTAAACACCTCCATAGCCTCATGAGAACATTTTTGTGCCGCGTACCCATCAATCATAGTAGTCCAAGTAACAACATCCTTATCAGAACTTTCATCAAACACTTCACGTGCATGTTTCAACAAACCACGTTCAGAGTAAAAATGAATCAACCCATTTCGCACAAGTAACTCATAATCAAATCCCATTTTCCAAACTAAACAATGCACCGATTCTCCTTCATAAACCCCAGAAAACTGCTCGCAAGCCTTTAGCGCAAAAACGAAGCTTCTAGAATCCATTTCAACGCGTCGTCGAATCATAtagagaaagaaagagaatgCCACGGCAGGTAATCGAGCATTTCCATAGCCTCTAATCATGGTGTTCCACATAAAAGTATTGGGTTCTTGGAAGCGATCGAAAAGAATGTGTGCGTAGTGAATATCTCCAGAATCGGCGAGTGCGCAGAACGCGATGACCCTGCTGACTGGAAACGCGTGGGTAATAAGACCAGTGACTGTCATGCGTGCTTGAATCTGTCTCAGTTGACGCATGGTGGAACATGATTCCATCACTACGAGGGTTGGGTTCGTGATTATCACGTTGGTTGGCGAgttccattttggttttttggtGTGAACCGATGAAGACGACAATGGTTTATGGTGTTGGAAACGGTACGATAATCTGCGTCGTAGAGAATGAtgaacaaaaagaaacaaacttTTCATATGCCAACAGATAACAAGAGAGATAGCATCTGTTTAGTTTTTAACAGGATATCATGTGTATTTTGCGAGTGCAGATTGTATCTACTTGGATAAATTACAACCGTTGATGTCGATCCACTAGACCACAATCTTagttgagaagaaaaaaaaaatagatttaactcTCTTAATCTGAAGTCTTAGTTTTTTCTACAAATTGATGTAATCCATTATACCCTAATCCAGTGTTATAATCTCAATTTTCAAATTTGCATTCATTGCtcctattatattttattgatgattgtgcTGACTCAACGAGTGTTTTTTAAATCCGCAATCTCTCATAATAATGCTTTcacaatatcattttttttccagCTAAGTTGAATGTAGTGTTCATCTTCACATAACCAGCAAGAGTTAAGGCAACTAGCACTTATTGTAAGTAACACATAGTTGAGGCAACTAAAACTCTAAGTTTGCAATGTCCCAATTGTGACTTGTGatccattatttattttttcaaataaacatGCCATAAATGTTTTGGACTCATCCAACGTCAATCCAATCTATCACGCCGATCAACACACAATCAAAGTTTTTTACTCCAAAGGCTAAATCTAGTTGTAACGGTCCCAAAACATAAACTATGTCAAATCCGTCCGTATTGATTGAAATTCAATATATATGTCCTTCAGATTGTGATTTTCGTTTATATAAATAGTATCATTAGAAATAGTACGTCATCCTTATCCTTGTACTTCTCACTCTTTTGGAACTCTCACTTACTTTGGCAAGTATACCCTTCAACCATTTCCAAATTTCTGTCCACTTCAACAAAACAAACCATCCTACTCCATCCAattctgataaaaaaaaaaattgtgggcCTAGTACAATGAAAACTTCAACACCTAACATATTTGTGAGTGTGTGGATCCGAATCATTATAGGCACCCAAatcattttgataaatattcCATATCTTTTTGCATATGATTTGAGTCAAAAtacactttaaaaaaatcacgtctatttaattttaaaaattccaaATCTCTAAAATTAAGGATGGTAaaataaaagttgttttaaacatccaattattcattttcaaatgttcgcatgtgatatatatatttagattttGCCTCGTAAGATGAATTATAACATTGCCCCACAATTCAAATGTAATAAACCAAATGAAATCCGGCTTCCCACTACTCACATTTTAATTAGGGACATAAATTTAGCGGGAAAATATATAtaggaaaaagaaagacaataagtgaataaacacaaattatatcaaaatatgagattaaattttaaagagCACAGAGCTATACACCATCAATCATAAAACCTTACGTCAAAATGTAAACGATAACATACAAAGCTAACATGAAAATGAACCAATAATCTCCTATTTCCAAAACTTAACCTAAAACCGTacaataaaaatctaaaactcCTGACTAACAGATCCAATTTCTCCTTTCCCCTTTCCAGCAACTTTCTTCGGTAACAAATTCTGATGAATGTTAGGCAAAACACCCCCATTGGCAATTGTAACAGATCCCATCAACTTGCCCAATTCCTCATCGTTCCTAACAGCAAGTTGAATGTGCCTCGGAATAATCCTCGTCTTCTTGTTATCCCTCGCAGCATTGCCAGCAAGTTCCAAAACCTAAATCCCAAAAAATTACAAACAGTTAGAGAAATTGACATCGTCaaatttgtaaatgaaaattaaatataaaataagaaaaatgaaaaccTCAGCAGCAAGATATTCAAGAACTGCAGAGAGATAAACTGGTGAACCAGATCCAACACGCTGAGCATAACGACCGGCTTTAAGGAAACGAGCGATGCGGCCAACGGGAAACTGGAGACCGGCTTTGCTTGATCTTGAAACAGATTTGGTTTTTGATTTGCCTCTTCCACCTTTCTTGGATGTTGCTGTTGCATCAGAAGAAGCCATTGCGCCTTTTTAGTTTGAATTTGCAGTGAATATGGAGTTTGAATGGTTTAGTTTTGAACTTGTTGAGTCATGGTGTGGagttttgtttatatatagATTTCGTTATTCATTCGGATTGGTTTGGAAGGGGTTCACGGGGATCGCCAGCGTGGCACTCTGAATggaatttgagtttttaatttttgcttTCGGGCGGGAACCAAAAATATTTCTGAATTCTCACGTTTCGTGCGAGTGGTAttgttttagaaagaaaaaaattaaaagaaaattgaatgtttttttttatagttggaagatttaaaattgaatttttttttactaaaaattttcAAATCTGACTATTGATTTATTCGATTAACTTCTTCCGAaggaaacaacaaaaattaaataattaatttaatttatataaacaatttttttttatatttttattctttattataaatttgatattgttggagatgtaaatatgagtttatgtgaatatttgagttatacatttgataaaatttacattatattgaagatgataattaattttatgattttgttttaaaattttgatgaatttttgttaaaaaaaaatatgataacattgttgatattttaaaacacaaaagattaaattatcattcaaaattaaaataaatggccaaattaaaagaaaaaaataaaacgttaactgaaattaagttaataaattatttagtcTAACGTTAACTATAGTGAGATTTTTAGATTATTGTTTCTcccatttaaaatatttttacaaataaaatgaaattatgaatCTTTTTAAGTTCCTAAATATGTAAATTTGAGTGatctaaaacatttttttaaggatGATGACCCAaaatttttgtcttttaaaaatgTAGAACACACAgttattcatatatttattttgaaatctaaacaaaaaaaattgtgacgACTAACTTGtagttaaatttgaaattttaaaaattattcaaaatattataaatgataagttggaattatttttttctctttcaaaatgtcaattttaaaaagaaaaatctatcGTCTGCTCCAAAACCATCGTTATTGTGCAAAAAACACATTTTGAGTTTTCATGTATTGTCTTTGGAAGTCATATCCCCATAATGCACTTCTTTTAACTTTGAAAATGAGGGTATAtgtatatgtgtatatatatatataaaggaaaaattgaattgtttaaattattaataaagttAACAAATGTATGATTTTAATCataacacaaaatcaataataataaatactgtttttatttattacaaaataGATCAACCTAATCaactttttaacttttttaattgtttgtattctgataatttttattaaataaatttctaaaaaaatattggtattgtcttttttataaataactaaTCTATTAagattgatttttcttttttaaatacaaataatacaAGTAATAAGAAATTCAAAATGTTTGTATCATATGGAAAGTGGCGTTGGAGCCCATTTTAAGCCATTCAAAACATAATTCAtcatatgaattaaaaaaaacaaataacaaaaagGAAGAATTCATATAAAGTTCTTAGGAATTAGCTAAACCAtttaaacaaaaagttaatttgaTCACATATATAAGACTTCGtgaatgtgaatttttttttttcattaaataataagatattataaaaaaatattacttcttaaaaaactgcattttactttattatattattatatatgttttctctctccttttcattttatattattatattaattattacattcaTCTTCTCTCTCACACCTTATCTTATGAGTTTAATGGTATTGTATTGATAATGTCGAATGTTTTTACATTGTGATTCAATCAtgactattttatttgttacattttatcaaacgatatttaaataaaaaacaattatcgaatattttattgatgtgtcaagttatttttaattgttagtGTAAAATAAGTTTACACTGACAATATATCTTATTTAAatctttatattattatatctatAAACACTACAATGTTTTTGATTGTAGGTCACACTTCTCATAAgagtttaaatgtattttattgacGTTATCTGATTTTAGATCACACTTCACTTAGCCACAATTTTAAAAGTGTTAATGTGTTTACTACGAAGAAAACCCATTGgctaataaaatttaataagtacatattttaaGGGTGGTCTAAATcatctttttgttatttttggaCATAACCTGTTGctgtggaaaaaaaaaaaaaaagaaggaaagcACATTTTGTAACTTAACACTCCTCCAAAATATCCTCCTTCAATCATTCTCTCCACAAACACATTTGAACCCTAAACTAAAAAAACCTTCTTCAAATACACCACCACTAGCGAACGAACCATAGCTGGTTGAGATTCATTTAAATCTGGTATAATCAAATTAGTTGTTGGCATATATtagcaatttaaaaaataatatagtacattataaattaaaatatgaacacacttaaaataatttataattatataaactattaatttatatttaaaatgcattacatattaatttgatATAGGGTAGTGTATGACTTGAAGTTTACGAATAAATAACAATTATCCGTAATCAACAAAATAACAttactttcaaaataaaaataaaataatatttattaaataaataacttcaagtaaaaaaaaatataaaaaaaacaaaacataaaagaaagaCTTACTGAAACTCAAAAGAAAATGTAGAGAGAAAAGATGGAGAAAAATATAagttgagaaaaaatatttatatagagaaaataaaaataagaaatgcGAATAATATTGATCAGAAATAGTTGCCATTGTGTAGGCTAATATTCTCACAAAGTTGCAATAGTCATATTTTGTAGCGGCTTAAATGTTCAAACATTTCGATTTTGTGGGGTATATATCGCAACAAAATCTTTTTGCtggtattttcaattaatcAACATTTCTccaacaaattcaaataactgTTTTTCCAACAAGTTTGTGACCGTTTTTTGACGCCACAAATGTTacaatcagaaaaaaaaaaaattatttgtgatAACTCTttcaactaaaaataataactattttaaaatttagtatttGTAAATGTTTTTTCAATAAGTAATTTGTAAAGATTTTTCCTAGTCatataatcttttttaatttgacCGGAAATTAAGAATTTTCTTGTAGTATTAAACTGACGAAATTTTAAATCACATGTTTTTATTTCACTTAAAGACTAGGATGATAGTGCATGAGAATTTCAGGAATgaaagttataaaaaattagatgATTTAACCGAATATACAATTATAATCAGGTAACATTGTAAAACTTTATTAGTGCAGGTTCTTTTTCTCTTTATAGAAACACGAAATTAAAAGCTACTTTTTTATACGGGACGAGTTTTgtctttatttaatttgtatagtATTGGGTTTTCACCACACTTAGATACCTTTTTGTGAAACTGCCTTAAATAAATGTCGACAAATTGATTTGCCTACACATGTTGTAAATGAGGCTAAAACAGACTTGTCAACCACCCAACACAAAGGAAAAAGACAAAACAAGAAAAAGGAAAATGGATGTaaagggaaatcgattttaaaaaaggtgaaataaaaaaaaataataaagtcgGAAACTAAAATCCAAATGGTAGTTGTTAAGGTATTCATGGGTCGGGTTTTATCGATTTTGGCAAAACTCATTACACaggttaattaaattttgttggtctgaaatgtaaaatatttgcattttaaataaaaaaactcgaTCTAGCATAATTCAGAGATAAATGGATTGGTTTAAattcttcaatttttcaaaaattatattatatgattttattttttataaaaagttaacATTTACACTAAAttcatcaatttaaaattttaattcttaaatttaattaaaatacttttatatcaatatataaatgtgttaatttttttccttctaaaaaGTGCTAATTTTTagtgacataaattttaaaaatcacaaattttttAATGGATTGAATTTACAGGTTTACATGTagaaaattaaaacttattaCTCGAACCAAAATCATTTGGTGTTTGAACATATTAGTTTGGGTTGAACTTGAacgtattttaattaaaaaagtggATTGAATTGATTTGCGTGAACTTGTGCCCACCCTTAATAGCTATGACTCCATTGGTTGATACATGTGATGAGTTTGTTGGAAAGAGTTGTGGTTAGATATTTTTACATCGATCAAGCATATTGGTGGCTCcaagtgttttttattttagggGTAATAATTAGAGTCCTTTGTTATATAGTTCGAATGCAATTTTATTTCTCTTACATTATTTTAGTACTTcaacttttgaatttttagaCATTTTATTTCACATACGAATCTTCCATATTGTTTCCTTGTTGTTTTGGTTGATTTTCAATGATGCCTATCTAGTTGTGTCTACCACCTAAAAGACTTTCATTAAAGGGTTGCATATCAGTGACTTTGTACTTAGGCTTCGGTAACGATCTCAagaatactaaaaaaatatatatccatATTTGGTTTTCTTTTTCGATCTTCTGCCTTCACCTTTAAGGTTTGCATatctactatttttttatgattgaaGATATATTTAGATTTCATGATTTGCCACTATTATGTTGTCGATATTAATCTTGTGAtatgtttcaatattttttaattatttgtagcAAATGTTGACCTTCTTATATGCTGCTACCATATAAGATTGTTAAACATTTCGTCTATTTATGGATTTTCTTTTTaagtatatttcttttatttttaaacatattaacttatcatactttaaaaaaataacatcaaaGTGTGATACTTTTTAACATTATTAGATGATCGTACACCCAATAACTTCTTaaagactttttttttcaatagaaGGTCACATTTTCAAGATGCGACTATGtactaaacttattttttttcttctcatttttataattacaaaattgtttatttaataaaacaaaaataattataatatttaaaaaaaaatattattaataaattaaataataaaattaataatattaatagtaatagtaaaaaataccactattattaatgtaattttattttattatttttattttttaataatattatattttttttaatattataaatatttttattttattacacaaacaattttataattgtaaaaatgagaaggaaaaaaaaatgtatgcaTCTAATACATGGTCGCATCCTAGAGTTGTAACCttctattgaaaaaaaaaaaaaaaaaaccttcagGATGTCGCAGGTCGAGAGTGCGATCATCTACTAGGATGTCgcgataatttttattttatttaaaagaatgatatatataaaaaaaaaatcatctattTGTATATGcaattaaacattttaattatttgtgcTTCTACATATTGTAATAAAACAATTATCATTCTCTTTGATCTCATATCTTACGACAATTAGACATTTATCTTAGTGCTTGTATCTTAAGGTATGTGGTTAAGCTTTGTTAGCCAAAATTGCTATTTGAAGACATAAGATTAAGATTCTTAATTTTACATTAGAGCGAATGTAGTGAAGACACCATAAGATTTTCAAGTTAGAAGACTTCGACGAGAATTGTGCATATCGGCCACTACCAGTGTTTACATCAACTTTTTTGTTTAGCCGACGTGGTTACGACtagtattatttttcttttaattttgttttcttcattagttatagtgtattttattgtattgtattgtacTGTGCTTCTCGAGTTGGAAATGTTCTAACACACTTTTAATTTGCAGGGACGTTAGATACaattaaatttagttaaatataGTTTAAGGTAGATAgaagttaattatatttaggTGAAATTTGATTAAgttatttacattaaaatattatacaaaagtatatcataatttaattgtataataatatttgatattatcatttcaaatgtaatatttatctgtaattatttatctttatttgacTCAACCATAATTTTCAACGTCTTATTTGTATATTAAAGTTGCGTGCATAGATAACCTTAATATTTATAATGCATTATCATAAAATGACAAGATTGTGTTTCTTCTACAATGAAAATCACTTTTTTCCTTTGAAAATATAGCCATCACACATTTCTTTCTCCAATCTACCTTCTTCATATTGGTTTTTAAAGATAGGTGATTTGAGACAATTTTTTAGTCTGAAATTACTCATGTACACCGTTTTCCTctatcattttatataaatcagtgattttcaaataaatcaatttttatgtGGGTTTTTGTTATTTCGTCGACTATctacaattgattttttttcccaAACCAGTGCAGTGTTCATTTTATTGTCGATTAATTTCGATCAAGATCATGTGGATTCAATAAACAACTTAAGCGTTCTCAAAGTTGCAGATCCAGAAACATGactattttaactattttaattttttaagtatttaactattttattatattagattGAGTGATTTGAGTTTATTCATAATTTCATACTTatcatttgtaataattttgtatttgtgtttCTGGATCGATATACTATTTGAATATAGATGAATCAACATTgtttttaagtaaataaataaatgaagaattaaattatcaaattcgAGTATGAAACATGTTTGGTAGATTGGCGAGTGTAGGTGCGGGTTCATATAGCAGTTGTGCAATATGAAATACCCAAAAAGGAAATGGATAGTCTCACGCTACACTAAAGtccattaaaaaagaaagataaaaagtTTGAATAGTGGAAATGAAAACACAtgcaaaaaacataaaataaaataggctaaattacatttgtggtcctttaacttaatctcaggtaacgttttagtcctttatcttttttttttcccgacttggtcctttattttaattttaagtgacaatttgatattttatgttttaaaatttcaacaatgttatccttttttatacaaaaattcaaaaaaaaaattcaatcaaaactcataaaattaattatattcttcaatataatacaaatttcatcaaattcgtaacgcaaatcttcaaataaactcatattttcatactttatttgatattgttaggaataaaggactaaatcgagaaaaaaaaaagataaaagactaaaacgttacctcaGATTAAGATAAAGGATCATAAATGTAATTTAACCAATAAAATATCAAGGAGcattcaaagaaaaagaaaaatagaaaaaagaggTGGGACCCAACATATAGAGTTAAATTCAGCCGCCCGGTTTGTCGTGTCTATCGTCTCCGTCCATTGCCGTCgaatttctctctctctctctctctctctctaagcTACCTTTGTTTCATATACAACTGtaccttcttcttcctctttcacTCAAACCTTCATTTAATACACATACGTACTTTTCTATCACCAACCAACACCTTTCTATCTCCTCCCTTATTCTCTCTATACATAACATGACTCGTAGTAATCAACTCAACCTCAATGAATCTAGGGTAATCTTACTTTTCTGCTTTTCTTTTCTTGCTTCATCATGGGACATATGTCATTGTTGTTTTCTCCttattgttgttgtgtttcttgttCTGCTAAACTTGAACAAATTTCAGTTTCATTCTGTATCACAATAGTTAGAAATTTTTGTCTTTTCGGCCAAGATTCGTGAGATTCATATAAAGCAcgtaatttatatatttttttaataattttttcttctcttgCACTGATTCAACAAAAACAGAACCAATCTAAAGTTgtggtttttgtttttgtttttgtttttgcagAGTGTTGTTCCATTGAATACATGGGTGCTAATCTCAAATTTCAAGCTAGCTTACAATCTTCTAAGACGGGCAGATGGAACATTCAATCGAGAGTTAGCAGAGTTTCTTGATAGAAAAGTACCAGCCAATGCTATTCCGGTCGATGGTGTATTTTCATTCGATCATGTCGATCGAAACACAGGACTTTTTAATCGTGTTTATCTACCATATTCTGAAAATGAGGCTCAATGTGGTGTTATAGACTTAGAAAAACCATTGAGTACTAAAAAAATTGTTCCTGTCATAATCTTCTTTCATGGAGGAAGCTTCTCTCATTCTTCTGCAAACAGTGCTATCTATGACACTTTTTGTAGAAGACTTGTAAGCATTTGTAAAGCTGCTGTTGTTTCGGTGAATTACCGAAGATCGCCGGAGTATCGGTTTCCTTGTTGTTATGATGATGGTTGGGAAGCACTTAAATGGGTCAAGTCAAGAAAATGGCTTCAAAGTGGTAAAGAATCTAAAGTTTATGTTTACATGGCTGGTGATAGTTCAGGAGGGAATATTATTCATCATGTAGCTGTGAAAGCAGCTGAAGAggaaaaacaagaaattgaaGTGTTGGGGAACATTCTTCTTCATCCACTGTTTGGTGGTGAGAAAAGAACAGATTCTGAAATGAGATTAGATGGAAAGTACTTTGTTAAATTGCAAGATCGTGATTGGTATTGGAGAGCTTTTTTACCTGAAGGTGAAGATAGAGACCACTTTGCTTGTAACCCTTTTGGTCCTAAAGGGAAAAGTCTTGTAGGACTTGACAAGTTTCCTAAAAGTCTTGTTTGTGTTGCTGGTTTGGATCTTCTACAAGATTGGCAATTGGCTTATGTGGATGGTTTGAGGAATTTTGGTCAAGAGGTTAAACTTCTTTTCCTTAAGGATGCTACTATTGGTTTTTACTTCTTGCCAAATAATGATCATTTTTATTGCCTTATGGAGGAGATAAAAAACTTTGTCAATTCTAACtgttaattaatactattacaACTATAGTACTACTTGACCTTACCTATACATAAAAAATCTTAACTTTTCATGTTGGTGTTATTTagctttttgttttttttagtatttgtatcttctcttctttttttttttttttttactatttagtaGTAATGGTGTGTATTTATAGAATTATGTAGCATTACTATTTGGGTCTCTTTGACCCCATTTAACTTTTTGACCTCAAATACCTTGAGGGAAGATTGAAGATTAGGTAATGGATGATGGATTTGGTTTGGGGATTGTAATATATTCCTCTTGTAGGAGTACTAATTAATGACTGAATGTGACATGGAGAATATCCCAACCTGATATTATGAATGTATAAGTATAACtaaatatatagttatataaTTTGTCTTGGATGATTGCTTTTGTTTATTAGTTGGATTCTCTCAATCTCAATGTTGTGCTTGTCTCTGTCGCAGCATCACCTTATGGTTCCAATTCAACAGTTTCAATTTCTTGTGTCACAAACAGTGTTGCACAGTTGCTtggattttgttgtgtttgcaTTGAGATGATTGTGGAAAAACTTGGTTACAGAATGTAATTTTACTTAATTCATGATCAATTCAAACATGTATTATAATCCTAACACTATATTAAAGTTAGATGCGAATTAATCAACATTATAAGCAGTCTTGCAATTAAGTTTACGTGACTATTCAATTAAGAAGAGTTTAAGTTTTAAACTtgtattgttatatattataatattatgaaattaatttaaagtgtGAATTATATAATCTTAAATCAGACACTACATAACCGCCACTAAAATAAAAAGCATTTAAGAAGTAATCTTTAGATAGTTATGTGTAATTTTTGTTTAGTATCAACATAGTTGTGTGTCCATAAAATTAGTGTTTAATGTAAGGAGCTAATTGAAGTGGAGTGAAGGCTTAAAACAACAAACAATGAAGAATATAATGGAAAGTAGAAGGTCTAAGATATAGGACAATGTGATATAAGTTAATTTGGGAATGACTTGTCCATATTGCCTAGAAAAGTTGAAAAAaactaactttttttaatattataaatgggCCACTTTTTCATATTTATCGTTAGGACCTTCCACAATTTAAAGGATGCCCATATTAATTTTTAGCATCTGAATCATTAGTAAAGTATATTGTAATAGAAGTAAAGAAGGTAGTACTAGTGCACTAGTAGTGGTAAAAAAG from Cicer arietinum cultivar CDC Frontier isolate Library 1 chromosome 3, Cicar.CDCFrontier_v2.0, whole genome shotgun sequence encodes:
- the LOC101491953 gene encoding pentatricopeptide repeat-containing protein At2g22410, mitochondrial-like → MKSLFLFVHHSLRRRLSYRFQHHKPLSSSSVHTKKPKWNSPTNVIITNPTLVVMESCSTMRQLRQIQARMTVTGLITHAFPVSRVIAFCALADSGDIHYAHILFDRFQEPNTFMWNTMIRGYGNARLPAVAFSFFLYMIRRRVEMDSRSFVFALKACEQFSGVYEGESVHCLVWKMGFDYELLVRNGLIHFYSERGLLKHAREVFDESSDKDVVTWTTMIDGYAAQKCSHEAMEVFKLMLLGDVEPNEVTLIAVLSACSEMGDLEMGKKVHEKVKEKCMGCSLSLHNALLVMYVKCGHLIAARELFDRVETRDVYSWTCMVNGYAKCGDLESARRFFDQTPQKNVVSWNAMIAGYSQNNKPEESLKLFHEMVGGGLVPDEHTLVSVLSACGQLTCLNLGYWIHQYFVVGKRMSLSVTLANVMVDMYAKCGSIDAAAEVFSTMPERNLISWNSMIAGYAANGRAKQAINVFDQMRNVGFKPDNITFVSLLTACSHGGLISEGREYFDNMERSYGIKPQREHYACMVDLLGRTGLLEEAYKLITNMPMQPCEAAWGALLNACRMHGNVELARLSARNLLSLDPEDSGIYMLLANVCANDRKWSDVRRVRSLMRDKGVKKIPGHSLIEIDGDFIEFLVADESHPQSEEIYKVLDEIFLLSKLEDCSCEL
- the LOC101492287 gene encoding histone H2AX-like, giving the protein MASSDATATSKKGGRGKSKTKSVSRSSKAGLQFPVGRIARFLKAGRYAQRVGSGSPVYLSAVLEYLAAEVLELAGNAARDNKKTRIIPRHIQLAVRNDEELGKLMGSVTIANGGVLPNIHQNLLPKKVAGKGKGEIGSVSQEF
- the LOC101492626 gene encoding gibberellin receptor GID1B-like gives rise to the protein MTRSNQLNLNESRSVVPLNTWVLISNFKLAYNLLRRADGTFNRELAEFLDRKVPANAIPVDGVFSFDHVDRNTGLFNRVYLPYSENEAQCGVIDLEKPLSTKKIVPVIIFFHGGSFSHSSANSAIYDTFCRRLVSICKAAVVSVNYRRSPEYRFPCCYDDGWEALKWVKSRKWLQSGKESKVYVYMAGDSSGGNIIHHVAVKAAEEEKQEIEVLGNILLHPLFGGEKRTDSEMRLDGKYFVKLQDRDWYWRAFLPEGEDRDHFACNPFGPKGKSLVGLDKFPKSLVCVAGLDLLQDWQLAYVDGLRNFGQEVKLLFLKDATIGFYFLPNNDHFYCLMEEIKNFVNSNC